The genomic window GGCGCGGCTTTCCGGTGGAGATCGTGCCGCCGCTGGAAGACGAGGGCAGGCCGGTCTCGTCCGGCACCGTGCGGGCGGCACTGGCCGCGGGCCGCGTGGTCGAAGCAGCGGAACTGCTCGGCTATCCGTGGTTTGCGTCCGGCGAGGTCATCCACGGCGACAAGCGCGGGCGCGATCTCGGCTACCCGACCGCCAATATCAGGCTTGATCCCGCTTGCGGCCTGAAGCACGGCATCTATGCGGTGCGTGTCGCTGTCGGCGGCAAACGCCATGACGGAGTGGCGAGCTTCGGCCGACGCCCGATGTTCGACAACGGCGCGCCGCTGCTGGAGGTGTTCGTGTTCGACTTCGAGGGCGACCTCTACGGCAGGCATCTCGACGTGGCCTTCATCGGCTGGATCCGCGCGGAAGAGAAATTCGAGACGCTCGAGGCGCTGGTGGCGCAGATGGACCTCGATTCGCAGCGCGCGCGCGAGGCGCTGGCGCGGGCGGGAGACGTGTTTCCGATGTTGGGGGAGATCCCGGTTTGAGGTTGTTCCCGCGAACGCGGGGACGACGGTAGACAGGCAGTTCCATTCAGCCAACGCTCCGCTCCTTCCCGCGGCGCGAACCGCGCCCGGGCTGTGAGAGAGGGGGACGGCGCGCCGAGAGGCGCAGGCCAGTCCTGATCGTGCTGCGCTCCTTGCGAAGCACAGCCGCCTCTCGGCGCACCGTCGGCGGCGTTCTGATGGGGCCCGACAGCGCGGGACTGTTCCCCACCAACCCCGGGCCGCGCTTCCCGGACCGTGCACACCTGGCCGGTCCGACTTAAGCAGGCCTGCTGCGCCCCGGTCTTATTGCCGGAGGGGCGGAGCCCCGGGGCCACCCGGGAGCCGGCTCCACGTTAGAGCCGGCCCGCAGGGCGCCGCATCCCGCTCCGTCCTCAAGAACGTCTCCGGAAGACGCCCCTCGATGAGCGGGATGATCAGAATATAATCCTATTTGCGGAGAAAGGCCAATCACGAATTGTGACAATAATCCTAGTTTCGTGAATTCCCGGGTCGTCCCGGCCAGGCGCGCGGTAGCGGCTGTAGCCCGCATAAAGCGCAGCGGAATGCGGGCTTGATCCGGCGACGGTCTTTCCGCACCCGGACTTCGCTTCGCTCCATCCGGGCTACAGGGATGCTTTCTGCGGGACTTGTGCCTTGCAGCTCGCTTTCGCGGGGGCGACCCAACAGAGGAACACTTGCGCCCTGCGGCTCGCCTGCTAGGTAGACGCGCCATGAGCAAGCCCGAACGCGATTATTCCGAGACCCTGTTTCTGCCGCAGACCGATTTCCCGATGCGGGCCGGTCTGCCCGAGCGCGAGCCGCAATTGCTGGCGCGCTGGCAGAAGCAGAACCTGTTTCACCGCTTGCGCGAGACGGCGAAGGGCCGCCCGAAATTCGTCCTGCATGACGGTCCGCCCTATGCCAACGGCAACATCCATATCGGGCACGCGGTCAACAAAATCCTCAAGGACGTGGTGACGCGCAGCCAGCAGATGCTCGGCTTCGATTCCAACTACGTGCCGGGATGGGACTGTCATGGCCTGCCGATCGAATGGAAGATCGAAGAGGAGTATCGCGCCAAAGGCAAAAACAAGGACACGGTGCCGATCAACGAATTCCGCCGCGAGTGCCGCGCCTTCGCGCAGAAGTGGATCGAGGTGCAGCGCGAGGAGTTCAAGCGGCTCGGCGTCGAGGGCGACTGGGACAATTACTATTCGACCATGAGCTTCCCGGCGGAAGCGCAGATCGCGCGCGAGCTGATGAAGTTCGTTCAGAACGGCACGCTCTATCGCGGCTCAAAGCCGGTGATGTGGTCAGTGGTGGAGAAGACCGCACTCGCCGAAGCAGAGGTCGAGTACGAGGACTACACCTCCGACATGGTATGGGTAAAGTTTCCGGTGCGCTTCGCGCATGCGCGCGACGAGAAGGCGTTCAAACGCCTTGAAAAGGATTTCAGCAATGCGTCGGTCGTGATCTGGACCACCACGCCCTGGACGCTGCCCGGCAACCGAGCGATCAGCTATTCCTCGAAGATCGCCTACGGTCTCTACAGGATTACCGAGGCGCCCGCCGATAACTGGGCCAAGACCGGCGATCTCCTGATCCTCGCGGATTCACTTGCCGCCGATGTCTTCAAGCAGGCGCGCGTCACGGCATTCGACAAGGTGCGGAACGTCACCGCCGCCGAGCTTGCGGCGATCGGTTGCGTGCATCCATTGAAAGGTGCCAACGGCGGATACGAGTTCACCGTTCCGCTGCTTGATGGCGATCATGTCACCTCGGATACGGGTACCGGCTTCGTGCACACAGCCCCGGGTCATGGCCGCGAGGACTTCGACATCTGGATGGCGAATGCGCGCGCGCTGGAAGCGCGCGGGATCTCGTCAGCCATTCCCTATACGGTCGACGAGAACGGCGCCTTCACCGAACAGGCGCCGGGGTTCACCGGCAAACGCGTGCTCAACGACAAGGGCGAGAAGGGCGACGCCAACGAGACGGTGATCAAGGCTCTGGCCGAGGCCGGCAACATCATCGCGCGCGGCCGCCTCAAGCACCAGTATCCGCATTCCTGGCGCTCGAAGAAGCCGGTGATCTATCGCAACACGCCGCAATGGTTCATTGCGATGGACAAGGATATTGCCGACAGCAAAGGCGGCGTGAAGCAGGGCGACACGCTGCGCCACCGCGCGCTTGACGCCATCAAGGTGACGCGCTGGGTGCCGGCCGCCGGCGAGAACCGCATCACCGGCATGATCGAGAGCCGCCCCGACTGGGTGATCTCGCGCCAGCGCGCCTGGGGCGTGCCGATCACCGTGTTCGTGCGCGAGAAGGGTGACGGCTCGGTCGAGATTCTGAAGGACGAGGCGGTGAACAACCGCATCGCCTCCGCCTTCGAGCTGGAAGGCGCTGACGCCTGGTACGAGGCGAACGCGACCGAACGTTTTCTTGGTCCGCGCGCGAAGGAAGGCTGGAAGAAGGTCGACGACATTCTCGATGTGTGGTTCGATTCCGGCTCGACGCATGCCTTCGTGCTGGAAGACCCGAAGCATTTTCCGGGGCTCGCCAGCATCCGCCGCAGGAAGGACGGCGGCGACGACACGGTCATGTATCTGGAAGGCTCCGACCAGCATCGCGGCTGGTTCCATTCCTCGCTGCTGGAAAGCTGCGGCACGCGCGGGGTTGCGCCTTATGACGTCGTGCTCACGCACGGCTTCGCGCTCGACGAGAACGGCCGCAAGATGTCGAAGTCGCTCGGCAATGTGGTGGCGCCGCAGGACGTGATGAAGCAGGCGGGCGCCGATATTCTCCGGATGTGGGTGTGCGCCACCGACTATGCCGACGACCTGCGCATCGGCCCGGAAATCCTGAAGACCAATGTCGAGACCTACCGCAAGCTGCGCAATACCTTGCGCTGGATGCTCGGCAATCTCGCGCATTTCAAGGAAGAGGATCGCGTCGCTTTCGAGAAGATGCCGGAACTTGAGCGGCTGATGCTGCATCGCCTCGCCGAGCTCGACGCGCAGGTGCGGCAGGCTTACGCGGGTTTCGATTACAAACGCATCTTCGCTTTGCTCAACGCGTTCATGACCTCGGACCTGTCGGCTTTCTATTTCGACATCCGCAAGGACACCCTCTATTGCGATCCGATCTCTTCTCAGAAGCGCAAGGCGGCGCTTACCGTCATCGACCATCTGTTCCGCTGCACGGTGACGTGGCTCGCGCCGATGCTGTGCTTCACAGCGGAGGAATGCTGGCTCTCGCGCTATGGAGACACGGCGCCGTCGGTGCATCTGCAGCTTTTTTCCGATGTGCCGGCCGCGTGGCGCGATGACAGGCTCGCCGATAAGTGGCGCAAGATTCGCAATGTGCGGCGCGTGGTCACCGGCGCGCTAGAGCTCGAGCGCGCGCAGAAGCGTATCGGCTCCTCGCTCGAGGCGGCGCCGATCGTGCATGTCGCGGACACGGATCTGTTCGGCGCGATCGTCGATGCCGATCTTGCGGAAATCTGCATCACCTCCGCGGCGACCCTGGTGGAAGGGGAGGGGCCGGCCGACGCCTTCCGTCTGGACGATGTGACGGGCGTCTCGGTGCTGCCGCGCCGCGCGGAAGGCAGGAAATGCGCGCGCTCCTGGAAAATTTCCGAAAGTGTCGGCGAAGACCCGGATTATCCCGACGTGACGCCGCGTGACGCGAAAGCCTTGCGCGAATGGGACGCGCTGCGGCGGGCAGCGGAGTAGGCTTACGGCGTAGTCACGAATTCAGAGTCGTCCCCGCGCAAGCGGGGACCCATACGCTCAGCTTCGCCGATAGGCGACGGCATTTCGGTGTGGTACTTTTCATATTATTTCGACAGTGGATATGGGTCCCCCGTTCGCGGGGACGACCAGCAGGCAATTGCGATGCCATACCACGTTTACATTCTCGCAAGCCGGCCACACGGCACATTGTATATCGGCGTGACCAATAATTTGGAGCGAGCATCGAACAGCACCGGATGGGTCTCGGCTCGCAATTCGTCAAGCAGTACGGCGTGACAAGGCTCGTCCATGTTGAAACTTTCGATGATCCTGAATCGGCCATCGTCCGTGAGAAGCGGCTGAAGAAATGGAATCGCGAGTGGAAGATTCAGTTGATCGAAGAGAACAATCCGCATTGGGCGGATCGTGCGAAATTGCTGACGTAATGCCTTTCCGCATGTCGTCCCCGCGAACGCGGGGACCCATAGCCTCAGTGTCAGTTTGTTGCAGCCAAGAACTGCCGATCGCGAGAGGCGAGGATTTGCCTTCGTCTGCTTCTGTGGTTATGGGTCCCCGCTTGCGCGGGGACGACCACAATCAATGGCTTCCGGACCATCCAAACCCTCTTTCCTCTGGGGTCCCCTGAGCCGCGACGGCTTCACCGTCGCCGTGATCACCCTGCTGCTCGACCAGGCACTGAAGCTCTGGCTGCTGTTCGGCTATGACCTCGCCGGCAAGGGACGGGTGCGGGTGCTGCCGTTTTTCGACCTGGTGCTGACCTGGAACCGCGGCATCAGCTACGGGCTGTTCCAGCAGGACACTGCGCGCGGCCGGTTTCTCCTTCTCGCCATCACCATCGGGGCCATGATCGTTCTCTGGCTCTGGCTGGCGCGGGCCGGGAACCGCCTCGTGGCCCTGTCGCTGGGTCTGATCATCGGCGGGGCGCTGGGCAATGCCATCGACCGGCTGGCCTATGGGGCGGTGGCGGATTTCGCCCTGTTTCACGTCACTACGGCCAATTTTACCTTTAGCTGGTACGTCTTTAACCTCGCTGACGCGGCCATCGTTGCCGGGGTGGCGGGACTTCTGTATGACTCCCTCCTTGGTGACCGCGCCGCAAAAGCGCCCTGATTTCTGCGGATAGCAGGACCGGGTCGGCGGCCTTGCATGCGGGTGGAGCTCTCTGTGCTGAAGACGATTTCGGCCTCTGCGGACAATCATGCGATTTTCAGGCGACTGTCGCGCGCGGTTCTGGTCTGCGCCGTCGCCGCGGCCTGTGTCTTTGCCGCCGGTCAGGCGCGGGCCGAAGACGACGAGGACGACGAGCCCTTTGAAACCAAGATTATGAAGTCCATCCTCGGCATCAACGACAAGGATTCCATCGATTACCGCGAGCGCGCTCCCTTGGTGGTGCCGCCGACGATGAATCTGGTGCCGCCGGAGCAGGCCAAGATCGATAATCCGGCCTGGCCGAAGGACGCCGACGTCCAGGAGAAGAAAAAACGTAAAGCCGCGGCCAAGCAGCCGCGCCGCGATCCGGAGCTGGAAGCGCGACCGCTGACTCCCGCCGAACTCAATCCATCCGGTGCGGTCGCCCGTCGCGGCGCCGGTGCGGACCCAAATGGCGCGGAAAATCCCGAGCTTGAAGGCCAGCGCAAGCTGAGGCCGAACGAACTCGGCTACAAGGGCGGCCTGTTCAATTCCATCTTCCGGGACAACAGCAAGCCGGAAACCGCTGTGTTCAGTGGCGAGCCGGCGCGCTCGGCGCTGACCGATCCGCCGCCCGGCTATATGACGCCTTCGCCCAACCATCCTTACGGTCTTGGAGCGAAGAAAGAGGCGCCGAAGCCCTATAAGCTCGAAGACCGGGGCACCGGCAACTATTAACGCGATTTAACGCGGCGATGCGCCCGTTCTGCGTTGTTTGCCCGGTTCACGTCGCTATATCGCCAGTGGTTGTATCGCCCATATGTTTACCGCAAAGCGGCAACCGCGCCGCATGAGTCATCCGACATGAAGAGCCTCAACAGATCAGGCGCGGCGATCCTGCTCGCTTGCGCAGCCATCGCTTTTGC from Pseudorhodoplanes sp. includes these protein-coding regions:
- a CDS encoding bifunctional riboflavin kinase/FAD synthetase codes for the protein MPDTPRKPFIVVRDAENAAALRGAVVAIGNFDGVHRGHRAVIGAALRRAQDLSRPAAVLTLEPHPRVFFRPQEPLFRLSDERQKLRLLAATGADGAIVLTFNAALAGLPAEDFVAKILVERFAVSGATVGFDFHFGKNRQGSPAFLKEEGARRGFPVEIVPPLEDEGRPVSSGTVRAALAAGRVVEAAELLGYPWFASGEVIHGDKRGRDLGYPTANIRLDPACGLKHGIYAVRVAVGGKRHDGVASFGRRPMFDNGAPLLEVFVFDFEGDLYGRHLDVAFIGWIRAEEKFETLEALVAQMDLDSQRAREALARAGDVFPMLGEIPV
- the ileS gene encoding isoleucine--tRNA ligase — encoded protein: MSKPERDYSETLFLPQTDFPMRAGLPEREPQLLARWQKQNLFHRLRETAKGRPKFVLHDGPPYANGNIHIGHAVNKILKDVVTRSQQMLGFDSNYVPGWDCHGLPIEWKIEEEYRAKGKNKDTVPINEFRRECRAFAQKWIEVQREEFKRLGVEGDWDNYYSTMSFPAEAQIARELMKFVQNGTLYRGSKPVMWSVVEKTALAEAEVEYEDYTSDMVWVKFPVRFAHARDEKAFKRLEKDFSNASVVIWTTTPWTLPGNRAISYSSKIAYGLYRITEAPADNWAKTGDLLILADSLAADVFKQARVTAFDKVRNVTAAELAAIGCVHPLKGANGGYEFTVPLLDGDHVTSDTGTGFVHTAPGHGREDFDIWMANARALEARGISSAIPYTVDENGAFTEQAPGFTGKRVLNDKGEKGDANETVIKALAEAGNIIARGRLKHQYPHSWRSKKPVIYRNTPQWFIAMDKDIADSKGGVKQGDTLRHRALDAIKVTRWVPAAGENRITGMIESRPDWVISRQRAWGVPITVFVREKGDGSVEILKDEAVNNRIASAFELEGADAWYEANATERFLGPRAKEGWKKVDDILDVWFDSGSTHAFVLEDPKHFPGLASIRRRKDGGDDTVMYLEGSDQHRGWFHSSLLESCGTRGVAPYDVVLTHGFALDENGRKMSKSLGNVVAPQDVMKQAGADILRMWVCATDYADDLRIGPEILKTNVETYRKLRNTLRWMLGNLAHFKEEDRVAFEKMPELERLMLHRLAELDAQVRQAYAGFDYKRIFALLNAFMTSDLSAFYFDIRKDTLYCDPISSQKRKAALTVIDHLFRCTVTWLAPMLCFTAEECWLSRYGDTAPSVHLQLFSDVPAAWRDDRLADKWRKIRNVRRVVTGALELERAQKRIGSSLEAAPIVHVADTDLFGAIVDADLAEICITSAATLVEGEGPADAFRLDDVTGVSVLPRRAEGRKCARSWKISESVGEDPDYPDVTPRDAKALREWDALRRAAE
- the lspA gene encoding signal peptidase II; amino-acid sequence: MASGPSKPSFLWGPLSRDGFTVAVITLLLDQALKLWLLFGYDLAGKGRVRVLPFFDLVLTWNRGISYGLFQQDTARGRFLLLAITIGAMIVLWLWLARAGNRLVALSLGLIIGGALGNAIDRLAYGAVADFALFHVTTANFTFSWYVFNLADAAIVAGVAGLLYDSLLGDRAAKAP